From a region of the Arvicanthis niloticus isolate mArvNil1 chromosome 6, mArvNil1.pat.X, whole genome shotgun sequence genome:
- the Tmem11 gene encoding transmembrane protein 11, mitochondrial — protein MIVGMVSLSATDCYIVHEIYSGENAQDQFEYELEQALEAQYKYIVIEPTRIGDETARWITVGNCLHKTAVLAGTACLFTPLALPLDYSHYISLPAGVLSLACCTLYGISWQFDPCCKYQVEYDAYKLSRLPLHTLTSSTPVVLVRKDDLHRKRLHNTIALAALVYCVKKVYELYAV, from the coding sequence GGTTAGCCTGTCAGCTACAGACTGCTACATTGTGCATGAAatctacagtggggagaatgcccAGGACCAGTTTGAGTATGAGCTGGAGCAGGCGCTGGAAGCCCAGTACAAGTACATTGTGATAGAGCCCACCCGAATTGGAGATGAGACAGCACGCTGGATCACCGTGGGCAATTGCCTACACAAGACGGCCGTGTTGGCAGGTACTGCCTGCCTCTTCACCCCATTGGCACTGCCCCTGGATTACTCCCACTACATCTCCCTGCCCGCTGGTGTGCTGAGCCTGGCCTGCTGTACCCTCTATGGGATCTCCTGGCAGTTTGACCCTTGCTGCAAGTACCAGGTGGAGTATGATGCCTATAAACTGTCCCGCCTGCCTCTGCACACGCTCACCTCCTCCACACCAGTGGTGCTGGTTCGGAAGGATGACCTGCACAGAAAGAGACTGCACAACAcaatagccctggctgccctggtgTACTGTGTAAAGAAGGTTTATGAGCTCTACGCCGTATGA
- the Dhrs7b gene encoding dehydrogenase/reductase SDR family member 7B isoform X2, protein MVSPSSRKAMLKERVMDLVTQTTILPLLFGCLGIFSLFRLLQRIRSKAYLRNAVVVVTGATSGLGRECARVFHAAGAKLILCGRNVKALEELTCELAGSSQGQTHQPFVVTFDLTNPGTIAAAAAEILRCFGYVDVLINNAGVSYRGAISDTIVDVDRKVMEINYFGPVALTKALLPSLVERKQGHIVAISSIQGKISLPFRSAYAASKHATQAFFDCLRAEMEEADIQVTVISPGYIHTNLSVNAVTADGSRYGALDKNTAQGRSPAEVAQDVFDAVRKKKKDVVLADLLPSMAVYIRTLAPALFFRIMASRARKERKSKSS, encoded by the exons GAAGGCTATGCTGAAGGAGAGGGTCATGGACTTGGTCACCCAGACAACCATCCTGCCCCTGCTATTTGGCTGCCTGGGGATTTTCAGCCTCTTCCGGCTGCTACAGCGGATCCGCTCAAAGGCTTATCTGAGGAATGCTGTAGTGGTAGTTACAGGTGCCACCTCAGGACTCGGCAGAG aatgtGCCAGAGTCTTTCACGCTGCAGGGGCTAAACTGATCCTCTGTGGAAGAAATGTGAAGGCCCTTGAGGAGCTCACCTGTGAACTTGCTGGTTCTTCTCAG GGACAGACACACCAACCCTTTGTGGTGACCTTCGACCTCACAAATCCTGGTACTATTGCTGCAGCAGCAGCTGAGATCCTACGGTGCTTCGGCTATGTGGACGTTCTCATCAATAATGCTGGGGTCAGCTACCGTGGTGCCATTAGTGATACCATAGTGGACGTGGACCGGAAGGTGATGGAAATAAACTATTTTGGCCCTGTTGCTCTAACAAAAG CACTCCTACCCTCCTTGGTGGAAAGAAAGCAAGGCCACATTGTCGCCATCAGCAGCATCCAGGGCAAGATCAGCCTTCCTTTTCGATCAGCAT ATGCAGCCTCCAAGCATGCAACCCAGGCATTCTTTGACTGTCTGCGTGCAGAGATGGAAGAGGCTGACATCCAGGTGACTGTGATAAGCCCTGGCTACATCCATACCAACCTCTCTGTAAATGCTGTCACTGCTGATGGCTCCAGATATGGAG CTCTAGACAAGAACACAGCCCAGGGCCGAAGCCCCGCAGAGGTGGCCCAGGATGTCTTTGATGctgtgaggaagaagaaaaaagacgtTGTCTTGGCTGACCTGCTGCCGTCCATGGCTGTCTACATCAGAACTCTGGCTCCTGCACTGTTCTTCAGAATCATGGCCTCCAGGGCCAGGAAAGAGCGAAAATCCAAGAGCTCCTGA
- the Dhrs7b gene encoding dehydrogenase/reductase SDR family member 7B isoform X3 produces the protein MNPPSRKAMLKERVMDLVTQTTILPLLFGCLGIFSLFRLLQRIRSKAYLRNAVVVVTGATSGLGRECARVFHAAGAKLILCGRNVKALEELTCELAGSSQGQTHQPFVVTFDLTNPGTIAAAAAEILRCFGYVDVLINNAGVSYRGAISDTIVDVDRKVMEINYFGPVALTKALLPSLVERKQGHIVAISSIQGKISLPFRSAYAASKHATQAFFDCLRAEMEEADIQVTVISPGYIHTNLSVNAVTADGSRYGALDKNTAQGRSPAEVAQDVFDAVRKKKKDVVLADLLPSMAVYIRTLAPALFFRIMASRARKERKSKSS, from the exons GAAGGCTATGCTGAAGGAGAGGGTCATGGACTTGGTCACCCAGACAACCATCCTGCCCCTGCTATTTGGCTGCCTGGGGATTTTCAGCCTCTTCCGGCTGCTACAGCGGATCCGCTCAAAGGCTTATCTGAGGAATGCTGTAGTGGTAGTTACAGGTGCCACCTCAGGACTCGGCAGAG aatgtGCCAGAGTCTTTCACGCTGCAGGGGCTAAACTGATCCTCTGTGGAAGAAATGTGAAGGCCCTTGAGGAGCTCACCTGTGAACTTGCTGGTTCTTCTCAG GGACAGACACACCAACCCTTTGTGGTGACCTTCGACCTCACAAATCCTGGTACTATTGCTGCAGCAGCAGCTGAGATCCTACGGTGCTTCGGCTATGTGGACGTTCTCATCAATAATGCTGGGGTCAGCTACCGTGGTGCCATTAGTGATACCATAGTGGACGTGGACCGGAAGGTGATGGAAATAAACTATTTTGGCCCTGTTGCTCTAACAAAAG CACTCCTACCCTCCTTGGTGGAAAGAAAGCAAGGCCACATTGTCGCCATCAGCAGCATCCAGGGCAAGATCAGCCTTCCTTTTCGATCAGCAT ATGCAGCCTCCAAGCATGCAACCCAGGCATTCTTTGACTGTCTGCGTGCAGAGATGGAAGAGGCTGACATCCAGGTGACTGTGATAAGCCCTGGCTACATCCATACCAACCTCTCTGTAAATGCTGTCACTGCTGATGGCTCCAGATATGGAG CTCTAGACAAGAACACAGCCCAGGGCCGAAGCCCCGCAGAGGTGGCCCAGGATGTCTTTGATGctgtgaggaagaagaaaaaagacgtTGTCTTGGCTGACCTGCTGCCGTCCATGGCTGTCTACATCAGAACTCTGGCTCCTGCACTGTTCTTCAGAATCATGGCCTCCAGGGCCAGGAAAGAGCGAAAATCCAAGAGCTCCTGA
- the Dhrs7b gene encoding dehydrogenase/reductase SDR family member 7B isoform X1 — translation MLIADVAWSVKAMLKERVMDLVTQTTILPLLFGCLGIFSLFRLLQRIRSKAYLRNAVVVVTGATSGLGRECARVFHAAGAKLILCGRNVKALEELTCELAGSSQGQTHQPFVVTFDLTNPGTIAAAAAEILRCFGYVDVLINNAGVSYRGAISDTIVDVDRKVMEINYFGPVALTKALLPSLVERKQGHIVAISSIQGKISLPFRSAYAASKHATQAFFDCLRAEMEEADIQVTVISPGYIHTNLSVNAVTADGSRYGALDKNTAQGRSPAEVAQDVFDAVRKKKKDVVLADLLPSMAVYIRTLAPALFFRIMASRARKERKSKSS, via the exons GAAGGCTATGCTGAAGGAGAGGGTCATGGACTTGGTCACCCAGACAACCATCCTGCCCCTGCTATTTGGCTGCCTGGGGATTTTCAGCCTCTTCCGGCTGCTACAGCGGATCCGCTCAAAGGCTTATCTGAGGAATGCTGTAGTGGTAGTTACAGGTGCCACCTCAGGACTCGGCAGAG aatgtGCCAGAGTCTTTCACGCTGCAGGGGCTAAACTGATCCTCTGTGGAAGAAATGTGAAGGCCCTTGAGGAGCTCACCTGTGAACTTGCTGGTTCTTCTCAG GGACAGACACACCAACCCTTTGTGGTGACCTTCGACCTCACAAATCCTGGTACTATTGCTGCAGCAGCAGCTGAGATCCTACGGTGCTTCGGCTATGTGGACGTTCTCATCAATAATGCTGGGGTCAGCTACCGTGGTGCCATTAGTGATACCATAGTGGACGTGGACCGGAAGGTGATGGAAATAAACTATTTTGGCCCTGTTGCTCTAACAAAAG CACTCCTACCCTCCTTGGTGGAAAGAAAGCAAGGCCACATTGTCGCCATCAGCAGCATCCAGGGCAAGATCAGCCTTCCTTTTCGATCAGCAT ATGCAGCCTCCAAGCATGCAACCCAGGCATTCTTTGACTGTCTGCGTGCAGAGATGGAAGAGGCTGACATCCAGGTGACTGTGATAAGCCCTGGCTACATCCATACCAACCTCTCTGTAAATGCTGTCACTGCTGATGGCTCCAGATATGGAG CTCTAGACAAGAACACAGCCCAGGGCCGAAGCCCCGCAGAGGTGGCCCAGGATGTCTTTGATGctgtgaggaagaagaaaaaagacgtTGTCTTGGCTGACCTGCTGCCGTCCATGGCTGTCTACATCAGAACTCTGGCTCCTGCACTGTTCTTCAGAATCATGGCCTCCAGGGCCAGGAAAGAGCGAAAATCCAAGAGCTCCTGA
- the Dhrs7b gene encoding dehydrogenase/reductase SDR family member 7B isoform X5 — protein sequence MLKERVMDLVTQTTILPLLFGCLGIFSLFRLLQRIRSKAYLRNAVVVVTGATSGLGRECARVFHAAGAKLILCGRNVKALEELTCELAGSSQGQTHQPFVVTFDLTNPGTIAAAAAEILRCFGYVDVLINNAGVSYRGAISDTIVDVDRKVMEINYFGPVALTKALLPSLVERKQGHIVAISSIQGKISLPFRSAYAASKHATQAFFDCLRAEMEEADIQVTVISPGYIHTNLSVNAVTADGSRYGALDKNTAQGRSPAEVAQDVFDAVRKKKKDVVLADLLPSMAVYIRTLAPALFFRIMASRARKERKSKSS from the exons ATGCTGAAGGAGAGGGTCATGGACTTGGTCACCCAGACAACCATCCTGCCCCTGCTATTTGGCTGCCTGGGGATTTTCAGCCTCTTCCGGCTGCTACAGCGGATCCGCTCAAAGGCTTATCTGAGGAATGCTGTAGTGGTAGTTACAGGTGCCACCTCAGGACTCGGCAGAG aatgtGCCAGAGTCTTTCACGCTGCAGGGGCTAAACTGATCCTCTGTGGAAGAAATGTGAAGGCCCTTGAGGAGCTCACCTGTGAACTTGCTGGTTCTTCTCAG GGACAGACACACCAACCCTTTGTGGTGACCTTCGACCTCACAAATCCTGGTACTATTGCTGCAGCAGCAGCTGAGATCCTACGGTGCTTCGGCTATGTGGACGTTCTCATCAATAATGCTGGGGTCAGCTACCGTGGTGCCATTAGTGATACCATAGTGGACGTGGACCGGAAGGTGATGGAAATAAACTATTTTGGCCCTGTTGCTCTAACAAAAG CACTCCTACCCTCCTTGGTGGAAAGAAAGCAAGGCCACATTGTCGCCATCAGCAGCATCCAGGGCAAGATCAGCCTTCCTTTTCGATCAGCAT ATGCAGCCTCCAAGCATGCAACCCAGGCATTCTTTGACTGTCTGCGTGCAGAGATGGAAGAGGCTGACATCCAGGTGACTGTGATAAGCCCTGGCTACATCCATACCAACCTCTCTGTAAATGCTGTCACTGCTGATGGCTCCAGATATGGAG CTCTAGACAAGAACACAGCCCAGGGCCGAAGCCCCGCAGAGGTGGCCCAGGATGTCTTTGATGctgtgaggaagaagaaaaaagacgtTGTCTTGGCTGACCTGCTGCCGTCCATGGCTGTCTACATCAGAACTCTGGCTCCTGCACTGTTCTTCAGAATCATGGCCTCCAGGGCCAGGAAAGAGCGAAAATCCAAGAGCTCCTGA
- the Dhrs7b gene encoding dehydrogenase/reductase SDR family member 7B isoform X4, translated as MVQSRKAMLKERVMDLVTQTTILPLLFGCLGIFSLFRLLQRIRSKAYLRNAVVVVTGATSGLGRECARVFHAAGAKLILCGRNVKALEELTCELAGSSQGQTHQPFVVTFDLTNPGTIAAAAAEILRCFGYVDVLINNAGVSYRGAISDTIVDVDRKVMEINYFGPVALTKALLPSLVERKQGHIVAISSIQGKISLPFRSAYAASKHATQAFFDCLRAEMEEADIQVTVISPGYIHTNLSVNAVTADGSRYGALDKNTAQGRSPAEVAQDVFDAVRKKKKDVVLADLLPSMAVYIRTLAPALFFRIMASRARKERKSKSS; from the exons GAAGGCTATGCTGAAGGAGAGGGTCATGGACTTGGTCACCCAGACAACCATCCTGCCCCTGCTATTTGGCTGCCTGGGGATTTTCAGCCTCTTCCGGCTGCTACAGCGGATCCGCTCAAAGGCTTATCTGAGGAATGCTGTAGTGGTAGTTACAGGTGCCACCTCAGGACTCGGCAGAG aatgtGCCAGAGTCTTTCACGCTGCAGGGGCTAAACTGATCCTCTGTGGAAGAAATGTGAAGGCCCTTGAGGAGCTCACCTGTGAACTTGCTGGTTCTTCTCAG GGACAGACACACCAACCCTTTGTGGTGACCTTCGACCTCACAAATCCTGGTACTATTGCTGCAGCAGCAGCTGAGATCCTACGGTGCTTCGGCTATGTGGACGTTCTCATCAATAATGCTGGGGTCAGCTACCGTGGTGCCATTAGTGATACCATAGTGGACGTGGACCGGAAGGTGATGGAAATAAACTATTTTGGCCCTGTTGCTCTAACAAAAG CACTCCTACCCTCCTTGGTGGAAAGAAAGCAAGGCCACATTGTCGCCATCAGCAGCATCCAGGGCAAGATCAGCCTTCCTTTTCGATCAGCAT ATGCAGCCTCCAAGCATGCAACCCAGGCATTCTTTGACTGTCTGCGTGCAGAGATGGAAGAGGCTGACATCCAGGTGACTGTGATAAGCCCTGGCTACATCCATACCAACCTCTCTGTAAATGCTGTCACTGCTGATGGCTCCAGATATGGAG CTCTAGACAAGAACACAGCCCAGGGCCGAAGCCCCGCAGAGGTGGCCCAGGATGTCTTTGATGctgtgaggaagaagaaaaaagacgtTGTCTTGGCTGACCTGCTGCCGTCCATGGCTGTCTACATCAGAACTCTGGCTCCTGCACTGTTCTTCAGAATCATGGCCTCCAGGGCCAGGAAAGAGCGAAAATCCAAGAGCTCCTGA